One Actinomyces marmotae DNA window includes the following coding sequences:
- a CDS encoding glycerol-3-phosphate dehydrogenase/oxidase → MPSPAPAPLRSTALNREQRVEALAALSANGPTDEPLDVLVIGGGVTGAGIAVDAVSRGLRTGIVEMGDWASGTSSWSSKLIHGGLRYLYQANFALVHEALTERGRLLTTTAPHLVKAQPFLWPLKHHYERTYSAVGVGMYDALAVAGARGHKTVPVQKHLGKKGTAALAPALDTSHLAGAIRFYDARVDDSRLVIDLVRTAVGLGAHAANRTRVTGFLKDDEGRVLGVSATDLASGEEIEIRATRTINATGVWTEEVQDMATTEGGLKVLASKGIHIVVPKTAIDAETGIFLRTEKSVLFIIPWPEYWVIGTTDTPWTEDIAKPVATSADIDYVLEHANSVLTRPIRREDIIGVYAGLRPLLQPRLKPGAKAASTKVSREHTVTRVAPGLTAIAGGKLTTYRVMGVDAVDHALGEALAHAHPSRTENLPLVGAQGYEELAGRAAQLAAERDWTLARITHLLDRYGDETADILELIDADAAAEDSQRLGEPLNGAPTYLRAEVAWAVTHEGAEHLEDVLLHRVRLDVSHRDRGLSVAEEILGIMAPLLRWSDKDAASELASYAERVKQIADAEAETTDADAVAKLTRSI, encoded by the coding sequence ATGCCAAGCCCAGCACCCGCGCCACTGCGATCCACAGCCCTCAACCGGGAGCAGCGCGTCGAGGCGCTCGCCGCCCTGTCCGCGAACGGCCCCACCGACGAGCCCCTCGACGTCCTGGTCATCGGCGGGGGCGTCACTGGCGCCGGGATCGCCGTCGACGCCGTCTCCCGCGGCCTTCGCACCGGCATCGTCGAGATGGGCGACTGGGCCTCCGGCACGTCGTCGTGGTCCTCCAAGCTCATCCACGGAGGCCTGCGCTACCTCTACCAGGCGAACTTCGCCCTCGTTCACGAGGCCCTCACCGAGCGCGGCCGCCTCCTGACCACCACCGCTCCCCACCTCGTCAAGGCCCAGCCCTTCCTGTGGCCGCTCAAGCACCACTACGAGCGCACCTACTCCGCCGTCGGCGTGGGCATGTACGACGCCCTGGCCGTCGCCGGCGCCCGCGGGCACAAGACCGTGCCCGTCCAGAAGCACCTGGGCAAGAAGGGCACCGCCGCGCTCGCCCCCGCGCTGGACACCAGCCACCTGGCCGGCGCCATCCGCTTCTACGACGCCCGCGTGGACGACTCGCGCCTGGTCATCGACCTCGTGCGCACCGCTGTCGGCCTGGGCGCCCACGCCGCCAACCGCACCCGCGTCACCGGCTTCCTCAAGGACGACGAGGGCCGCGTCCTCGGCGTGTCCGCCACGGACCTCGCCTCCGGCGAGGAGATCGAGATCCGCGCGACCCGCACCATCAACGCCACCGGCGTGTGGACCGAGGAGGTCCAGGACATGGCCACCACCGAGGGCGGCCTCAAGGTCCTGGCGTCCAAGGGCATCCACATCGTCGTGCCCAAGACCGCGATCGACGCCGAGACCGGCATCTTCCTGCGCACCGAGAAGTCCGTGCTCTTCATCATCCCGTGGCCCGAGTACTGGGTTATCGGCACCACGGACACCCCCTGGACCGAAGACATCGCCAAGCCCGTGGCCACCAGCGCGGATATCGACTACGTCCTCGAGCACGCCAACTCCGTGCTCACCCGCCCGATTCGCCGCGAGGACATCATCGGCGTCTACGCGGGCCTGCGCCCGCTGCTTCAGCCCCGTCTCAAGCCGGGCGCCAAGGCAGCCTCCACGAAGGTCTCCCGCGAGCACACCGTCACCCGCGTGGCCCCCGGCCTGACCGCCATCGCCGGCGGCAAGCTGACCACCTACCGCGTCATGGGCGTCGACGCCGTCGACCACGCCCTGGGCGAGGCCCTCGCCCACGCCCACCCCAGCCGCACCGAGAACCTGCCGCTCGTGGGCGCCCAGGGCTACGAGGAGTTGGCCGGCCGCGCCGCCCAGCTCGCGGCGGAGCGCGACTGGACGCTGGCGCGCATCACCCACCTCCTGGACCGCTACGGCGACGAGACCGCCGACATCCTGGAGCTCATCGACGCCGACGCCGCGGCCGAGGACTCCCAGCGCCTGGGCGAGCCCCTGAACGGCGCGCCCACCTACCTGCGGGCCGAGGTCGCCTGGGCCGTCACCCACGAGGGCGCCGAGCACCTCGAGGATGTCCTGCTGCACCGCGTGCGCCTGGACGTCTCCCACCGCGACCGCGGCCTGTCGGTGGCCGAGGAGATCCTGGGGATCATGGCGCCACTCCTCCGTTGGTCTGACAAGGACGCCGCGAGCGAGCTAGCCTCGTATGCCGAGAGGGTGAAGCAGATCGCCGACGCCGAGGCCGAGACAACCGACGCCGACGCGGTCGCCAAGCTTACCCGATCGATCTGA
- a CDS encoding MIP/aquaporin family protein, with amino-acid sequence MSLAQIFFSEFLGTAILLLLGGGVVATNLLPKSKGKDSGWLLINWGWGLAVFAGVYVAYSTGGHLNPAVTIAKVVAHMFDSSVTLNGPELGAGGIAVSATNVLIYIVAQFLGAFAGAVLCWLTFKQHFDEDCDPALKLGVFSTGPEIRSYGWNTLTEAIGTAVLIIWVLVSGHTQSAIGPLGVALIIVGIGNSLGGPTGYAINPARDLAPRVAHAILPIKGKGGSDWGYSWVPVVGPILGAIVATVIVFASGLA; translated from the coding sequence ATGAGCCTTGCTCAGATCTTCTTCTCGGAGTTCCTCGGAACTGCGATCCTCCTCCTGCTCGGTGGAGGCGTCGTCGCGACGAACCTGCTGCCCAAGTCCAAGGGCAAGGACAGCGGGTGGCTCCTCATCAACTGGGGGTGGGGCCTGGCGGTGTTCGCCGGCGTCTACGTCGCCTACAGCACCGGCGGCCACCTCAACCCCGCGGTGACGATCGCCAAGGTCGTCGCCCACATGTTCGACTCCAGCGTCACGCTCAACGGCCCGGAGCTGGGCGCCGGCGGCATCGCCGTGAGCGCCACGAACGTGCTCATCTACATCGTCGCCCAGTTCCTGGGCGCCTTCGCCGGCGCCGTCCTGTGCTGGCTGACCTTCAAGCAGCACTTCGACGAGGACTGCGACCCGGCCCTCAAGCTCGGCGTCTTCTCCACCGGCCCTGAGATCCGCTCCTACGGCTGGAACACCCTGACCGAGGCCATCGGCACCGCCGTCCTGATCATCTGGGTCCTCGTGTCCGGTCACACGCAGAGCGCCATCGGCCCCCTCGGCGTGGCCCTCATCATCGTGGGCATCGGCAACTCGCTCGGCGGCCCGACCGGGTACGCCATCAACCCCGCCCGTGACCTCGCCCCGCGCGTCGCGCACGCCATCCTGCCCATCAAGGGCAAGGGCGGATCCGACTGGGGCTACTCGTGGGTCCCGGTGGTCGGCCCGATCCTGGGCGCCATCGTCGCCACGGTGATCGTCTTCGCCTCCGGCCTCGCCTGA
- a CDS encoding sugar-binding transcriptional regulator — protein MSTRSHDSSRNPNISGESSTLLRAYEAASMYYVQGETMEVIAHHLGVSRSTVSRLLDRARATGIVRIELTQPGGAGSIEGRLASLFGVRAQIVPVREGTTEIHRLQQVAGVAAARMVELVAELAERRAAEAPGAPVGSGADDAEMGGAEGAARAGGRGVVVGIAWGTTMSEVSVALPARQVPGVTVVQLNGATDPMEVGPSAGEVLSRVGHALGARVVAFPVPAFFDHVATREAMWSERSVRRVLALARSADLAVFGVGSVVQGVLPSQVYEGGHVSRADRVALRRERVVGDVCTVLLRADGSWSDIALNARATGPTPAQLARIPRRLCVVAGRAKAPALLAALRARVATDLVVDDATARAVLDLASAP, from the coding sequence ATGAGCACTCGGAGCCACGATTCTTCCCGGAATCCCAACATTTCCGGCGAGAGTTCCACCCTGCTGCGGGCCTATGAGGCGGCGTCGATGTACTACGTGCAGGGCGAGACCATGGAGGTGATCGCCCACCACCTGGGGGTGTCTCGCTCGACCGTCTCCCGGCTCCTGGACCGCGCCAGGGCGACGGGCATCGTGCGCATCGAACTCACCCAGCCGGGGGGCGCCGGCTCCATCGAGGGGCGGCTCGCCTCCCTCTTCGGCGTGCGCGCCCAGATCGTGCCCGTGCGCGAGGGAACCACCGAGATCCATCGGCTCCAGCAGGTCGCGGGTGTCGCGGCTGCCCGGATGGTCGAGCTCGTCGCCGAGTTGGCCGAGCGGCGCGCCGCTGAGGCGCCGGGGGCACCGGTGGGGTCCGGTGCCGATGACGCCGAGATGGGGGGCGCCGAGGGGGCGGCGAGGGCGGGTGGCCGGGGCGTCGTCGTCGGTATCGCCTGGGGGACCACCATGTCCGAGGTGAGCGTGGCCCTGCCAGCGCGGCAGGTTCCGGGGGTGACCGTGGTCCAGCTCAACGGCGCCACGGATCCGATGGAGGTGGGGCCCAGCGCCGGCGAGGTGCTCTCGCGGGTGGGCCACGCGCTGGGCGCGCGCGTGGTCGCCTTCCCCGTCCCCGCCTTCTTCGATCATGTGGCCACGCGCGAGGCGATGTGGTCCGAGCGCTCCGTGCGCCGGGTGCTGGCGCTGGCGCGCAGCGCCGACCTGGCGGTCTTCGGCGTCGGGTCAGTGGTTCAGGGCGTCCTGCCCTCGCAGGTCTACGAGGGCGGGCATGTCAGCCGCGCCGACCGCGTGGCGCTGCGCCGTGAGCGGGTGGTGGGCGATGTGTGCACCGTGCTGCTGCGCGCCGACGGGTCCTGGAGCGATATTGCCCTCAACGCGCGGGCCACGGGCCCCACTCCGGCCCAACTCGCGCGCATCCCCAGGCGCCTGTGCGTGGTGGCGGGGAGGGCGAAGGCGCCCGCCCTGCTGGCGGCGCTTCGGGCGCGGGTGGCCACGGATCTGGTCGTCGACGACGCCACCGCGCGCGCCGTCCTCGATCTAGCCTCCGCCCCATAG
- a CDS encoding ArsR/SmtB family transcription factor encodes MNANAKLSLVRDDGAAPRPTMSDAETQETAELAAEVFSLLADATRIRIIALLEEEGELSSGVLAERTGRSAAAVSQHLAKLRLGHVVASRSEGPRVYYRLIDEHARILVRQAVFQAQHVTGNLPADHRIGVDHD; translated from the coding sequence GTGAACGCAAACGCTAAACTCTCTCTTGTGCGCGACGACGGCGCCGCCCCGCGCCCCACCATGAGCGACGCCGAGACCCAGGAGACCGCCGAGCTCGCGGCCGAGGTCTTCTCCCTTCTCGCCGATGCCACGCGCATCCGCATCATCGCCCTGCTGGAGGAGGAGGGGGAACTCTCCTCCGGCGTCCTGGCCGAGCGCACCGGCCGCAGCGCCGCCGCCGTCTCCCAGCACCTGGCCAAGCTCCGCCTCGGGCACGTCGTCGCCTCGCGCAGCGAGGGCCCCCGCGTCTACTACCGGCTCATCGACGAGCACGCCCGCATCCTCGTGCGCCAGGCCGTCTTCCAGGCCCAGCACGTCACCGGGAACCTGCCCGCCGACCACCGGATCGGAGTGGATCATGATTGA
- the glpK gene encoding glycerol kinase GlpK, with the protein MTEKKYVLAIDQGTTSSRAILFNHSGEIVSVGQKEFTQIFPNPGWVEHDPVEIWESVRSVVADALQKAETNRHEVAAVGITNQRETTIVWDKNTGKPVYNALVWQDVRTGDIVREIADGDPLGTERYRQITGENVSTYPSATKIKWILDNVEGARERAEAGDLLFGTPDTWVLWNLTGGINGGVHATDVTNASRTLLMDVRTLTWREDICADFGIPMSMLPEIKSSSEIYGYGRKNGLLVDTPISGILGDQQAATFGQACFEKGMAKNTYGTGCFTLMNTGTEPVFSSNGLLTTVLYKLGDEAPVYALEGSIAVAGSLVQWLRDNLGMIATSSEIGELAASVEDNGGVYFVPAFSGLFAPYWRDEARGAIVGLTRYVTKGHIARAVEESTAFQSAEVLDAMNADAGVPLKELKVDGGMTHDDLLMQFQADISGCDVVRPSVVETTALGAAYAAGLAVGFWASTDDVIANWQEGKRWTPSMDASERDRAYRLWKKAVTRTFDWVDEDVK; encoded by the coding sequence ATGACCGAGAAGAAGTACGTCCTCGCCATCGATCAGGGCACGACGTCCTCGCGCGCCATCCTGTTCAATCACTCCGGTGAGATCGTCTCCGTCGGCCAGAAGGAGTTCACGCAGATCTTCCCCAACCCCGGCTGGGTCGAGCACGACCCCGTGGAGATCTGGGAGTCCGTGCGCTCCGTCGTCGCCGACGCGCTGCAGAAGGCGGAGACCAACCGCCACGAGGTCGCCGCCGTTGGCATCACGAATCAGCGCGAGACCACGATCGTGTGGGACAAGAACACGGGCAAGCCCGTGTATAACGCCCTCGTGTGGCAGGACGTGCGCACGGGGGACATCGTCCGGGAGATCGCCGACGGCGACCCGCTGGGCACCGAGCGCTACCGCCAGATCACCGGTGAGAACGTCTCCACCTACCCCTCGGCCACGAAGATCAAGTGGATCCTCGACAACGTCGAGGGGGCCCGCGAGCGCGCGGAGGCCGGCGACCTGCTCTTCGGCACCCCGGACACGTGGGTCCTGTGGAACCTCACCGGAGGGATCAATGGCGGCGTCCACGCCACCGACGTCACCAACGCCTCCCGCACCCTTCTCATGGACGTGCGCACCCTGACCTGGCGCGAGGACATCTGCGCCGACTTCGGCATCCCGATGTCCATGCTTCCCGAGATCAAGTCCTCCTCCGAGATCTATGGGTACGGCCGCAAGAACGGCCTGCTGGTGGACACCCCGATCTCCGGGATCCTCGGCGACCAGCAGGCGGCGACCTTCGGGCAGGCCTGCTTCGAGAAGGGCATGGCCAAGAACACCTACGGCACCGGCTGCTTCACGCTCATGAACACCGGCACCGAGCCCGTCTTCTCCTCCAACGGCCTGCTGACCACCGTGCTGTACAAGCTCGGCGACGAGGCCCCGGTCTACGCCCTGGAGGGCTCGATCGCGGTGGCCGGCTCCCTGGTGCAGTGGCTGCGCGACAACCTCGGCATGATCGCCACGTCCTCCGAGATCGGCGAGCTCGCCGCGAGCGTGGAGGACAACGGCGGGGTGTACTTCGTCCCGGCCTTCTCCGGCCTGTTCGCCCCTTACTGGCGCGACGAGGCCCGCGGCGCGATCGTGGGCCTGACCCGCTACGTGACCAAGGGCCACATCGCCCGCGCGGTCGAGGAGTCGACGGCGTTCCAGTCCGCCGAGGTGCTCGACGCCATGAACGCTGACGCGGGCGTGCCGCTCAAGGAGCTCAAGGTCGACGGCGGCATGACCCACGACGACCTCCTCATGCAGTTCCAGGCGGACATCTCGGGCTGCGACGTCGTGCGCCCCTCGGTGGTGGAGACGACGGCGCTGGGCGCGGCCTACGCCGCCGGCCTCGCGGTGGGCTTCTGGGCCTCCACCGATGACGTCATCGCCAACTGGCAGGAGGGCAAGCGCTGGACGCCGTCGATGGACGCCTCCGAGCGCGACCGCGCCTACCGCCTGTGGAAGAAGGCCGTGACCCGGACCTTCGACTGGGTGGACGAGGACGTCAAGTAA